From one Streptomyces sp. CA-210063 genomic stretch:
- a CDS encoding RICIN domain-containing protein → MSLWTSLEPASATVDPGGSTTVRLRLRNTGDVVDEYRFEPVGDIAPWTIVEPQTLRLYPGTTGSVDLTFAPPRTPDATAGPNAYAVRITPTEHPEATTVPEGNLTITPFTEVRAELVPPTVKGRFRGRPKLAVDNLGNTKVTASVSGSDNGDQLSYDIHPSNVQIEPGRAAFVKGTLKPRQIIWFGSKEERPYTFAVKRSGVTPLDVEGTYVQRSFLPGWLATCLGVLLALAITFLTLWFAYQPRVTSAATELQETVVSTLPPSPSPSLEVPPSDPPAESAQPTASPTTEPESDGGGGDGGGGSGGGSGEQQKKKKPSVLPAYDIMLLNPTTKRCVVPPGSDDSQKEGTVGQLTCDEGSGRQRWNLEVKYQKQGPGGSALFQIRNVETQRCVDLGDYGSKPITSPILEFTCDGTTADNQLWWLDKQDSGNYWIRNYASNNECLDVAGYSTGGQGTNLTLFTCSNTDDQEWKIVHPSKD, encoded by the coding sequence GTGAGCCTTTGGACTTCTCTGGAACCCGCGTCGGCCACGGTCGATCCCGGTGGCAGTACGACGGTGCGGCTGCGTTTGCGCAACACGGGTGACGTGGTCGACGAGTACCGCTTCGAGCCGGTCGGTGACATCGCGCCCTGGACGATCGTGGAGCCGCAGACGCTCCGGTTGTACCCGGGGACGACCGGGTCGGTGGACCTGACGTTCGCGCCGCCGCGCACCCCGGACGCGACGGCGGGTCCGAACGCCTACGCGGTGCGGATCACGCCGACCGAGCATCCGGAGGCGACGACCGTTCCCGAGGGGAACCTGACGATCACGCCGTTCACGGAGGTGCGGGCGGAACTCGTCCCGCCGACCGTGAAGGGGCGGTTCCGGGGACGGCCCAAGCTCGCCGTGGACAACCTCGGCAACACGAAGGTGACCGCGTCGGTCAGCGGCAGTGACAACGGCGATCAACTGTCGTACGACATCCATCCGAGCAACGTGCAGATCGAGCCCGGTCGTGCCGCGTTCGTGAAGGGCACGCTGAAGCCGCGGCAGATCATCTGGTTCGGGTCCAAGGAGGAGCGGCCGTACACCTTCGCGGTGAAGCGGTCGGGGGTCACGCCGCTGGATGTCGAGGGCACCTATGTGCAGCGGAGCTTCCTGCCGGGCTGGCTCGCCACCTGCCTCGGCGTCTTGCTGGCGCTGGCGATCACGTTCCTGACGTTGTGGTTCGCGTACCAGCCCCGGGTCACCAGCGCCGCCACGGAACTCCAGGAGACGGTCGTCAGCACGCTGCCGCCCAGCCCCTCGCCGTCACTGGAGGTGCCGCCCTCGGATCCGCCCGCCGAGTCGGCCCAGCCGACGGCCTCACCGACGACGGAGCCGGAGAGCGACGGTGGCGGCGGCGACGGTGGCGGCGGGTCCGGCGGTGGGTCCGGGGAGCAGCAGAAAAAGAAGAAACCGAGTGTGCTGCCCGCCTACGACATCATGCTGCTGAACCCGACCACCAAGCGGTGCGTCGTCCCCCCGGGGAGCGACGACAGCCAGAAGGAAGGCACGGTGGGGCAGCTCACCTGCGACGAGGGCAGCGGCAGACAGCGGTGGAACCTGGAGGTGAAGTACCAGAAGCAGGGCCCCGGCGGCTCCGCTCTCTTCCAGATCCGCAACGTCGAGACCCAGCGCTGCGTCGACCTGGGGGACTACGGCTCCAAACCCATCACGTCGCCGATCCTGGAGTTCACCTGCGACGGAACCACCGCCGACAACCAACTGTGGTGGCTCGACAAGCAGGACAGCGGAAACTACTGGATCCGTAACTACGCCAGCAACAACGAGTGCCTGGACGTCGCCGGTTACAGCACCGGCGGCCAGGGGACCAACCTCACGCTCTTCACCTGCTCCAACACCGATGACCAGGAGTGGAAGATCGTCCACCCCTCAAAGGACTGA
- a CDS encoding hydrolase: MSLWTSLEPASATVDPGSSTTVRLRLRNTGDVVDEYRFEPVGDIAPWTIVEPQTLRLYPGTTGSVDLTFAPPRTPDATAGPNAYAVRITPTEHPEATTVPEGNLTITPFTEVRAELVPPTVKGRFRGRPKLAVDNLGNTKVTASVSGSDNGDQLSYDIHPSNVQIEPGRAAFVKGTLKPRQIIWFGSKEERPYTFAVKRSGVTPLDVEGTYVQRSFLPGWLATCLGIFLALAITFLTLWFAYQPRVTSAATELQETAVSTLPPSPSAPASAPPPPPAPSAPPASSAPPQVTETESDGGSGGGGGSGGGSEEKKKPAPTAATAVRQLAAADPGGRHICYRAFVRGKGWTAPECDGDTAGTVGQSRPLTALNIAVSGVNGTASAAFVHNLDSTNGQGHYVEPWAAALDGFDNYVGDSKKDAPAMLGFTINVDEGGKGVCQSVHQKDRGWQNLACDKPNEGDHFIFGGTLDNGVWLEAVKFTV; encoded by the coding sequence GTGAGCCTGTGGACTTCCCTCGAACCCGCCTCCGCGACTGTGGACCCGGGGAGCAGTACGACCGTGCGGCTGCGTTTGCGCAACACGGGTGACGTGGTCGACGAGTACCGCTTCGAGCCGGTCGGTGACATCGCGCCGTGGACGATCGTGGAGCCGCAGACGCTGCGGTTGTACCCGGGGACGACGGGGTCGGTGGACCTGACGTTCGCGCCGCCGCGCACCCCGGACGCGACGGCGGGTCCGAACGCGTACGCGGTGCGGATCACGCCGACCGAGCATCCGGAGGCGACGACCGTTCCCGAGGGGAACCTGACGATCACGCCGTTCACGGAGGTGCGGGCGGAGCTGGTGCCGCCGACCGTGAAGGGGCGGTTCCGGGGGCGGCCCAAGCTCGCCGTGGACAACCTCGGCAACACGAAGGTGACCGCGTCGGTCAGCGGCAGTGACAACGGCGATCAGCTGTCGTACGACATCCATCCGAGCAACGTGCAGATCGAGCCCGGTCGTGCCGCGTTCGTGAAGGGCACGTTGAAGCCGCGGCAGATCATCTGGTTCGGGTCCAAGGAGGAGCGGCCGTACACCTTCGCGGTGAAGCGGTCGGGGGTCACGCCGCTGGATGTCGAGGGCACGTATGTGCAGCGGAGCTTCCTGCCGGGCTGGCTCGCCACCTGTCTCGGGATCTTCCTGGCGCTGGCGATCACCTTCCTGACGCTGTGGTTCGCGTACCAGCCCCGGGTCACCAGCGCCGCCACGGAACTCCAGGAGACGGCCGTCAGCACGCTGCCGCCCAGCCCCTCGGCGCCGGCGTCGGCTCCACCTCCGCCGCCCGCTCCCTCCGCTCCTCCCGCCAGCTCGGCACCCCCACAGGTGACGGAGACGGAGAGCGACGGCGGAAGCGGCGGTGGCGGCGGGTCCGGCGGAGGCTCCGAGGAGAAGAAGAAGCCCGCGCCCACGGCCGCGACCGCCGTGCGCCAGCTGGCTGCGGCCGACCCGGGCGGCAGGCACATCTGCTACCGCGCCTTTGTGAGGGGCAAGGGCTGGACGGCCCCGGAGTGCGACGGCGACACCGCCGGCACGGTGGGCCAGAGCAGGCCGCTCACGGCCCTCAACATCGCGGTGTCCGGGGTCAACGGCACGGCCAGCGCCGCCTTCGTCCACAACCTCGACTCGACCAACGGACAGGGCCACTACGTGGAGCCCTGGGCGGCCGCGCTCGACGGCTTCGACAACTACGTCGGGGACAGCAAGAAGGACGCCCCGGCCATGCTGGGCTTCACCATCAACGTCGACGAGGGCGGCAAAGGGGTCTGCCAGTCGGTCCACCAGAAGGACCGGGGCTGGCAGAACCTGGCCTGCGACAAGCCCAACGAGGGAGACCACTTCATCTTCGGCGGCACCCTCGACAACGGAGTCTGGCTCGAAGCCGTCAAGTTCACTGTGTGA
- a CDS encoding phage tail sheath subtilisin-like domain-containing protein, producing MPSYLSPGVYVEEVASGSRPIEGVGTSVAAFVGLAPTGPLNEPTLVTNWSQYVAAFGEFTDGYYLAHSVYGFFNNGGSAAYVVRVGGSDQGSSAGGPAAVTGSAAPAALPPGEPKQLGTFNVTAIAGGSLSVEVADPEGEGPAERFKLIVKDGDKAVETFDVTAKKGGRNYVVTQVKERSKLITVQEAAPAAQLARPDNQTVALAAPAAPAPVAPAATDDGHPGPAQYLGDSADRTGFGGLEAVDEISMVAVPDLMAAYQRGAIDLEAVKAVQLGLIAHCELMGDRVAVIDPPPGLNARQIRVWRQETAGYDSKYAALYYPWVKVFDPATGQSRVVPPSGHVAGVWARNDFERGVHKAPANEVVRGAVDLELQITRGEQDLLNPIGVNCIRAFPGRGIRVWGARTMSSDPAWRYLNIRRYFNYLEESILIGTQWVVFEPNDHALWARIRRNVSAFLVNEWRQGALFGQRPEEAYYVKCDEETNPPESVDLGRVICEIGIAPVKPAEFVIFRLAQFSSGNGELEE from the coding sequence ATGCCGTCCTACCTGTCGCCCGGCGTCTACGTCGAGGAGGTGGCCAGCGGCTCGCGTCCCATCGAGGGTGTGGGCACCTCGGTGGCCGCCTTCGTCGGCCTGGCCCCGACCGGTCCGCTGAACGAGCCGACCCTGGTGACCAACTGGTCCCAGTACGTCGCGGCCTTCGGCGAGTTCACCGACGGCTACTACCTCGCGCACTCGGTGTACGGGTTCTTCAACAACGGCGGCAGCGCCGCGTACGTCGTCCGGGTCGGCGGCTCCGACCAGGGCTCGTCCGCCGGCGGACCGGCCGCCGTGACGGGTTCGGCCGCGCCGGCCGCGCTCCCGCCGGGCGAGCCGAAGCAGCTGGGCACCTTCAACGTGACCGCCATCGCGGGCGGTTCGCTCAGCGTCGAGGTCGCCGACCCCGAGGGCGAGGGCCCGGCCGAGCGGTTCAAGCTGATCGTCAAGGACGGCGACAAGGCCGTCGAGACGTTCGACGTGACCGCCAAGAAGGGCGGCCGCAACTACGTCGTCACCCAGGTCAAGGAGCGCTCCAAGCTCATCACCGTCCAGGAGGCGGCGCCGGCCGCGCAGCTCGCGCGCCCCGACAACCAGACCGTGGCACTGGCGGCCCCCGCTGCTCCCGCCCCGGTCGCCCCCGCCGCGACGGACGACGGCCACCCCGGCCCGGCCCAGTACCTCGGCGACTCCGCCGACCGCACCGGCTTCGGCGGCCTGGAGGCCGTGGACGAGATCTCGATGGTCGCCGTGCCCGACCTGATGGCCGCCTACCAGCGCGGCGCGATCGACCTGGAGGCGGTCAAGGCCGTCCAGCTCGGTCTGATCGCGCACTGCGAGCTGATGGGCGACCGGGTCGCCGTCATCGACCCGCCGCCCGGCCTCAACGCCCGTCAGATCCGGGTCTGGCGCCAGGAGACCGCCGGGTACGACTCCAAGTACGCGGCCCTCTACTACCCCTGGGTCAAGGTCTTCGACCCGGCCACCGGCCAGTCCCGCGTGGTCCCGCCGAGCGGCCACGTCGCCGGCGTCTGGGCCCGTAACGACTTCGAGCGCGGTGTCCACAAGGCGCCCGCCAACGAGGTCGTACGCGGTGCGGTGGATCTCGAACTCCAGATCACCCGGGGCGAGCAGGACCTGCTCAACCCCATCGGCGTCAACTGCATCCGCGCCTTCCCGGGCCGCGGCATCCGCGTCTGGGGCGCCCGCACCATGTCCTCCGACCCGGCCTGGCGCTACCTCAACATCCGCCGGTACTTCAACTACCTGGAGGAGTCGATCCTGATCGGCACCCAGTGGGTGGTGTTCGAGCCGAACGACCACGCGCTGTGGGCCCGGATCCGGCGCAACGTCTCCGCGTTCCTGGTCAACGAGTGGCGTCAGGGTGCCCTCTTCGGCCAGCGTCCCGAGGAGGCGTACTACGTCAAGTGCGACGAGGAGACCAACCCGCCGGAGTCGGTCGACCTCGGCCGGGTCATCTGCGAGATCGGTATCGCCCCGGTCAAGCCCGCCGAGTTCGTGATCTTCCGGCTGGCGCAGTTCTCCAGCGGCAACGGGGAGCTGGAGGAGTAG
- a CDS encoding phage tail protein produces MSLAPGDALTSHNFGLQIDGVMVEYLAEVSGLSLEQDVITYQQNSAQGRPEVNLLPGVQKNGQCTVVRGMTQSAAFNTWINDSINGQMSSARKNASIIMMDYQNNPVKRYNMRNAWCSKIDASTLKAGEASALTETVTIVFEELVIE; encoded by the coding sequence ATGAGTCTCGCGCCGGGTGACGCTCTTACTTCACATAATTTCGGCCTGCAGATCGACGGGGTGATGGTCGAGTACCTCGCGGAGGTCAGCGGCCTCAGCCTCGAGCAGGACGTCATCACGTACCAGCAGAACTCCGCCCAGGGGCGGCCCGAGGTCAACCTTCTGCCCGGTGTGCAGAAGAACGGGCAGTGCACCGTGGTCCGCGGTATGACCCAGTCGGCCGCGTTCAACACGTGGATCAACGACTCGATCAACGGTCAGATGAGCTCGGCCCGTAAGAACGCGTCGATCATCATGATGGATTACCAGAACAATCCGGTGAAGCGGTACAACATGCGCAACGCCTGGTGCAGCAAGATCGACGCGAGCACCCTCAAGGCGGGCGAGGCGTCTGCGCTCACCGAGACCGTGACCATCGTCTTCGAAGAACTGGTCATCGAGTAA
- a CDS encoding DUF6760 family protein, producing MTYATDRLHEEIAYVAYHFHWSFEEILDLEHHDRRRYTEQIASLVTRGGAEG from the coding sequence GTGACGTACGCGACCGACCGGCTGCACGAGGAGATCGCGTACGTCGCCTACCACTTCCACTGGAGCTTCGAGGAGATCCTCGACCTCGAACACCACGACCGCCGCCGCTACACCGAACAGATCGCGTCCCTCGTGACACGGGGCGGGGCGGAGGGCTGA
- a CDS encoding extensin, which yields MQRAPATKATPPTTTTTTTGALTPPAFAPISTPARPLTPTRALTSSLPPTTTPPAVQRQAPQPAVPLRRPTRTAGRPTSPGTGPAVQRLTADKPPSRTAIPLTVAPTTPPQTPQAPRRPSALPARTALQRQATNTAPSPAPVTPHAPTPPLPTPTPTPAPIQRAPEIPLRPTAATTTTAVSPVTATAATTPHRTASADPPPPYSATASADPPPPYSAVDNHPSSGAPFDPRALTDFQLDELTHKLIGRITRLVRTELRLDRERIGKLRDPRH from the coding sequence GTGCAACGCGCCCCCGCAACCAAGGCCACGCCGCCGACGACGACGACCACCACCACCGGCGCCCTCACCCCACCCGCATTCGCGCCCATCTCCACCCCCGCGCGCCCCCTGACTCCCACACGCGCCCTCACCTCGTCCCTTCCCCCCACCACCACACCCCCCGCCGTCCAGCGTCAGGCCCCGCAGCCCGCCGTACCCCTGCGCCGCCCCACACGCACGGCAGGTCGGCCCACCTCCCCGGGCACCGGCCCCGCCGTACAACGCCTCACGGCCGACAAGCCCCCCTCCCGTACCGCCATCCCCCTCACCGTCGCCCCCACCACGCCCCCGCAGACACCACAGGCACCGCGGCGACCGAGCGCGCTCCCCGCCAGGACAGCCCTCCAGCGCCAAGCCACCAACACCGCCCCCAGCCCCGCCCCCGTCACCCCCCACGCACCGACACCCCCACTCCCCACGCCCACCCCCACCCCCGCCCCGATCCAGCGAGCCCCAGAGATCCCCCTCCGCCCCACCGCCGCCACCACAACCACAGCCGTCTCACCGGTAACGGCGACCGCGGCCACCACACCTCACCGCACCGCGTCGGCCGACCCTCCGCCTCCCTACTCCGCAACCGCGTCGGCCGACCCCCCACCCCCTTACTCCGCAGTGGACAACCACCCCTCCTCCGGGGCCCCGTTCGACCCCCGCGCCCTCACCGACTTCCAGCTCGACGAACTGACGCACAAGCTCATCGGCCGGATCACCCGCCTCGTCCGCACCGAACTCCGTCTCGACCGCGAACGCATCGGCAAGCTCCGCGACCCCCGCCACTGA
- a CDS encoding phage tail protein, translating into MPRDLDPGSTIFFTLTIDGESLGYFNGCEGLSSTVEIEHRQEGGNNGFVWQLPSRVTFSNIRLTRPLTPDTAKVAAWISSVATGVKRPTAQIAALRADGSEVAHWGLIDVLPVSWQGPSLDPANPSVATEVLEITHHGFTD; encoded by the coding sequence ATGCCCCGCGATCTCGACCCGGGCTCCACCATCTTCTTCACGCTGACGATCGACGGCGAGAGCCTCGGCTACTTCAACGGCTGTGAAGGACTGTCGTCGACGGTGGAGATCGAGCACCGCCAGGAGGGCGGGAACAACGGGTTCGTCTGGCAGCTCCCGTCGCGTGTGACGTTCTCGAACATCCGGCTGACGAGGCCGCTGACGCCGGACACGGCGAAGGTCGCGGCGTGGATCTCGTCCGTGGCGACGGGCGTGAAGCGTCCGACGGCCCAGATCGCGGCGCTGCGCGCGGACGGCTCGGAGGTGGCGCACTGGGGGCTGATCGACGTCCTCCCGGTGAGCTGGCAGGGGCCGTCCCTGGACCCGGCGAACCCGAGTGTGGCGACCGAGGTCCTGGAGATCACGCACCACGGGTTCACGGACTGA